CTCGTCCTCTCCTCCCTGTACCTCCTCGGCCTCTATGCCGACAGCCGCCGTAACCTTCCTCCTGGTCCCCGGCCGCTGCCTCTCGTCGGCAGTCTCTTTTCCCTCGGCGCCCTCCCGCACCGCTCCATGGCGCGCCTCGCGGAGTGCCACGGCCCAGTGATGGCCCTCCGCCTTGGCACGGTCACCACCATCGTGGCCTCGTCCGCGGACGCCGCCCGCGACGTCCTCCAGCGCCACGACGCCGCCTTCTCGGGGCGCTCGCTCCCGGACAGTACCCACGCGCTCGCGCACTACACGCACTCCATGGTGTGGCTCCCCACCAGCAGCCCGCGCTGGCGTGCGCTCCGCAAGGTGTGCTCCGGGGAGCTCTTCGCGCCGCACCGCCTCGACACGCATCAGTCCCTCCGCCGGGACAAGGTGCGGCAGCTCGTTTCCCACGTCGCGCTGCTGGCGCGTGATGGCGCGCCAGTCGCCGTCGCCCGCCTCGCCTTCGTCAccgcgctcaacctgctctcctCCACCATCTTCTCCACCGACCTCGCTGACATCGACATCATCGACGACGACAGCGGCTCGTCGCCATCGTCATCGTTTAAAGGCGTTCTCGCGGAGCTGAACGCCACCGCGGGGTTGACGAACGTGTCGGACTTCTTCCCCGAGGTGGCGCGGTTGGACCCGCAGGGGCTGAGGAGGCGCATCGAGAGCCTGTTCCAGCGGCTGCACGCCATGATGGACAAGCAGATCGAGCGCCGGCTGCAGGATcgcgtcgcccccgccgccgccgccggtcccaagaaagagaaagacttccTGGACGTGCTGCTGGACTACCGCGGTGCCGAGGACGGCCGGGGCTTCGATCGTCAGACGCTCCTGTCGTTGCTGTCGGACCTATTCAGTGCCGGCACCGACACAAGCGCAGCAACGGTAGAATGGGTGATGGCCGAGCTGCTACTGAATCCATCCTCCATGGCGAAAGCTCGTGCCGAGCTCGCGCAGGTGATCGGCTCCAAACCGGAGGTCGAGGAGTCCGACATTGCGCAGCTCAAGTACCTCCAGGCCATCGTGAAGGAGACGTTCCGCATCCATCCTCCGGCGCCGCTCCTGCTTCCGCACCAGGCCGAGACGAGGACGCAGATCCGAGGCGGCTACACGGTGCCCAAGGGCGCACGCGTCGTGGTGAACGTGTGGGCGATCGGCCACGACGGCAAGGTGTGGCCCGAGCCGGACAAGTTCATGCCGGAGAGGTTCTTGGTAGCAGAGGACGACGAGAAAGCAGTCGACTTCCGCGGCCGAGACTTCGAGCTCTTGCCGTTTGGGTCCGGGAGGAGGATGTGCCCGGGGATGCCGCTGGCGCTTCGCATGGTTCATCTCATGCTCGCGTCCTTGCTGCATCGCTTTGAGTGGAGTCTTCTTCCTCCGGCTGATGATGACAAGAACGAGCTGGACATGACTGAGAGGCTTGGGCTCAACCTGTCGATGGCTACACCACTGCAGGCTATGGCGACTCCAGTTTAAATCAATCAATCGTACATCATGTTTATATGTTTGGATCATCTAGTAGTGAATCCAGTGGGTGAGTTCTTTTTTATTTGGGACAATTAGTGACTTAGAGATTCAGAGGGAGTAGGAaacagagagagaaagggaaaagTGTAGGAACGTCTGACCGTTGGAGGGGTTGGAGGAGTTCCCTGTCTTCGGCTAGTTCGCCAGTGATgatctgcgctagggcagcgacgggcGATGAAGTAGCggtggagaccggcggtggtggttaaggcagtggcgcttcccgccgctggcagtgccaccctctggatcggattagggttaggaccgtggggctgtggcggcggtgaacctcgtaccgtgtgccgtttgccccacctcctctttataggcactgtgcgacgaGGGCCCACTAGCTATgagatggctggacgtccccgatcaggacgcggtcaaggggtccgtctcgaccgttgggtcaagacggatgagatcaattctaacattctcccccttgatctcaactcatactttgaccttaaactttgactttaatccctttcgcttttatttgttccatcacagattagtgtatagagcatgcttcatcgtcacggtcaatcgccgatagacttaacagctacaatacacatctctCTTCTGAAACAGATTAtttaactttgggccctttattgtccggaaatcataggctataccataaacccatgtcgactgtgtgttctctaaacacactgggtggtaagccttttgtacgcggatccgcaaCACTTGCTTGTTGCTTTTATGTTCAATATttttagtatgattccggactttctccttcacaacgtacaactttatcgtcaatgtgtttggcagcacacttgacccgttgttataggagcgaactacttaaatggttattgctgttgtataccattatcaattccgggtgtTAGTTCTTTTAACCACTTCGCCTGTCCTTTAAGCCTCATATCAAGCTATACTGTGGGTATGCATCCTTGaagacaccacaactgtttctttggagcttttccacaataaaactccaactgcgagtgttagctactatgtgggtttcactaaacatctcgccaaaatttaacatttgtacccacaactatttgagagtacttattctttctcacTCACCATGAGGtctataaatctttgcacaattgcaaaacattctcaactccattccagtgatctatatctggactggacttctgccaaaaacatcccggatacataaactgtgtaagggtaagttcttgcttataagcattcagtaagcttccaatagctgaagcatataggacgtccatttgatcgatctcacatttattcttggaacattgaaagttccgaaaactattacccttgactataggaacaggcacaggtttattcacatatatactttatttctttagaatcttctctaagtatacacttgagatagttctaataccccttttccttttatctcggtaagttccaattccTGGAACGATTGATGTTTTACCAAGACCATTctaattgaaacttgaggacaagaactgcttcttctccaacagtagattaacaccactactagcgagtaaggtgctacccacatgcaggattaaaaaaataaatttcccatgtttaaactttgcataaatacaattgtcctctacattctctttaaaacccaaactttcttattgtcctGTCGAGCTTCAAGAATCACTATCTTGAAGCttactttaatccataaatggatttctttaggcaacatccctttacgttcttttccttccacgacaaaaccttttgagttatgccatataaacttttccatacaaatccccgttgaggaatgtgtctttacatccttctgatgtaactgtaaatcgtaatgtgccattaataccattatgattctaaaagaatccttgcatgctcattataatctattccttctctttatgaaaatcatttcaccacaagtggcgctttatCGCTTTCCATATTCCATttggatatctttctatattccctttggagtcacctttgccttgtagacccattatagcctactgttttggctccattaggaatttcttctaaatcccaaacatcgttggtatttatcgatttcatttcatgttcctttgcttcttgccatttagacgagtgaacgcctatcatggcttcttcaaatgaggtggaatcactctctatttgaatttctttcttaacttttacttcttagtcaccagaaatatctgattttcttattctttgagaccttctagggtctcgtggcacttctttcatatggggctattgttactcttcattgccaaaaggcaattgttctatagcctcccgtatcataagatccttgtttagttattcatcttctttaagagctaacatcagttgttgtatatgtcatacaacatcaacatgtattaagcaatttgttgctctaaaacactgtagtggatacgtaatcccacttctattcaagctttaggtatctacataccatgctcccccagattactccatcttGTGTAAatatggtgtatcttcaaatttcttattttgggtttaatctgtcaAAAAACTCATACGGCGCGTTTAGCACCGCCTTGATGACTCTGaactcgtccagtatgaatactagccgactatgctatcttcccaTCGGAACTATAAaaagtccaggaatttagctatttctttactttaggggtatcgttattatgaccgtcttactccctcaacgatcacattcatcttttatagatcacttttaccttcaatgcatagtatgcattgcattatctgaagtatggggaagtatctttcttaatcttacatttctccccctcgaaatgtggtatgaacttttctaccacaatttcgaaacatttagaactcttgtgaatgaggaaactttgattacttacttcatccacatgattacatcatgcaaacaaaattcgtatgggagtacattttcctcattacacttcaaaactcaacatagtctattattatcaatacttctgcaagtcacacttgcatatcTTTCTTATCTCttggttaacatatgtactatgccaactttaccccgccatacgggtattttctcaaacttttcccgccatgcgagatATTCCTTTGAACGAACATAATTGAcaggattggctcgtgttcaatcatcaaatccagaaataaatccgaatattcttttaacatacatgt
This sequence is a window from Miscanthus floridulus cultivar M001 chromosome 10, ASM1932011v1, whole genome shotgun sequence. Protein-coding genes within it:
- the LOC136490080 gene encoding geraniol 8-hydroxylase-like, translating into MDMELLLLYAPCCLVLVLSSLYLLGLYADSRRNLPPGPRPLPLVGSLFSLGALPHRSMARLAECHGPVMALRLGTVTTIVASSADAARDVLQRHDAAFSGRSLPDSTHALAHYTHSMVWLPTSSPRWRALRKVCSGELFAPHRLDTHQSLRRDKVRQLVSHVALLARDGAPVAVARLAFVTALNLLSSTIFSTDLADIDIIDDDSGSSPSSSFKGVLAELNATAGLTNVSDFFPEVARLDPQGLRRRIESLFQRLHAMMDKQIERRLQDRVAPAAAAGPKKEKDFLDVLLDYRGAEDGRGFDRQTLLSLLSDLFSAGTDTSAATVEWVMAELLLNPSSMAKARAELAQVIGSKPEVEESDIAQLKYLQAIVKETFRIHPPAPLLLPHQAETRTQIRGGYTVPKGARVVVNVWAIGHDGKVWPEPDKFMPERFLVAEDDEKAVDFRGRDFELLPFGSGRRMCPGMPLALRMVHLMLASLLHRFEWSLLPPADDDKNELDMTERLGLNLSMATPLQAMATPV